Within Fimbriiglobus ruber, the genomic segment CATCTTGCAAAGCAGCGCGACCGTCGCGGCCTTGGAAGCCCAAGGGGTCGGTGTCGAGCGAATCACCGACGTGCGAAATCCGTACTTCTCAGACGACCGCGACCGGTTCGAGGCGAGTCCCTCATTCGACGTAACCTTATGCCATAAACAAGTCATTGTTACGACGGCGCCGATCCTACAGACCACCGAGATTCAAATCGCAACCGTGTAATCACGGACCAGCATCAGGAAAAAACATAGGAGAATCAGATGCCTATACCAATTTCAAATTACGTCTCAATCACATCCGGCATCGGCGCGGCCTCGAACGTCTCCACCCGCAACCTCGGGGCATTGATCATCACGGGCAACGCGCTCGTCCCGAGCGGAGTAGTCAAGAGCTTCACTTCGGCGGCGGATGTGGGCACGTATTTCGGCACCGGGTCGGAAGAATATGCCCGCGCCGAGTTCTACTTCGGGTGGGTGAGCAAGAACATCACCGCCCCCCAGCAGATCAGCTTCTGGTTCTGGAACGATGACGTGGCGACCGCCGATCTGATCTACGGCGCCAGCGGGACGTACGCACTCGCGACCTTCACTGCGATCACGTCCGGCGAACTCACCCTGACGATGGGCGGCTTCACCCACACCCTGACCGGCATCAACCTCGGCTCGGCCGGGAGCCTCGCGGCGGTCGCCACCGACATCCAGACGGCCATCCAGGCGTACAGCGCGGGCGGGGCCGCGTGGACGGGCGCGACCGTCGCCTACGACTCGACCAACAGCCGCTTCACGCTCACCGGCGGGGCGACCGGGGCGGACACGATCGCCGTGACGGCGGCCGTGAGTAACGACCTCGCCGGGCCGCTCGGTTGGCTGACCGGAGCGATCCTCTCGAACGGCACGACGGCGCAGACGATCTCCGCGAATCTGAACGCATTGATCGGCGTCAGCAACAACTTCGGTTCGTTCACCACCACCTTCGCACTGGCCCTGTCCGAAGCCAACACCGTTGCGGCCGCGACCTGGAACAACAGCCTCACCCCGAACATCCAGTTCATCTACTCGGTCAACGTCACCCCGCCAACGCCTCGTCATGGTCTGCGGCCCTGGCCGACATCGGCGGCGTCTCCCTCACGCTTCAATCCCCCGCCCCCGTTGCCACCGCAGAATTCCCCGAGATGGCCCCGATGATGATCCTGGCCGCGACCGACTACACCCAGCGGAACAGCGTCCAGAACTACATGTTCCAGATCTTCGCCCTGACCCCGTCGGTCACCACCTCGGCTTCCCAGCAGACCTACGACGCCTCCTGGTCAATTACTACGGCCAGACCCAAACCGCCGGACAGTTGCTCTCCTTCTACCAGCGCGGGGTCATGCTGGGCCTGCCCGTCAACCCGTCCGACCAGAACGTGTACGCCGACGAGATCTGGTTCAAGACGCCCTCGGCGCCGCGTTGATGAACCTGCTCCTCGCGTTGTCCCAGGTTCCGGCGAACGCCGCCGGCCAAGTGCAGATCCTCTCCACCTTGCGCAGAGCATCATCAACCAGGCCCTGTTCAACGGGACGATCTCGGTCGGCAAAACGCTCTCGGTCGACCAGCAGCTTTACATCGCCCAGGTCACCGGGAGTGCGACCGCCTGGAAGCAGGTCAGA encodes:
- a CDS encoding DUF3383 family protein; translated protein: MPIPISNYVSITSGIGAASNVSTRNLGALIITGNALVPSGVVKSFTSAADVGTYFGTGSEEYARAEFYFGWVSKNITAPQQISFWFWNDDVATADLIYGASGTYALATFTAITSGELTLTMGGFTHTLTGINLGSAGSLAAVATDIQTAIQAYSAGGAAWTGATVAYDSTNSRFTLTGGATGADTIAVTAAVSNDLAGPLGWLTGAILSNGTTAQTISANLNALIGVSNNFGSFTTTFALALSEANTVAAATWNNSLTPNIQFIYSVNVTPPTPRHGLRPWPTSAASPSRFNPPPPLPPQNSPRWPR
- a CDS encoding DUF3383 domain-containing protein, translated to MAPMMILAATDYTQRNSVQNYMFQIFALTPSVTTSASQQTYDASWSITTARPKPPDSCSPSTSAGSCWACPSTRPTRTCTPTRSGSRRPRRRVDEPAPRVVPGSGERRRPSADPLHLAQSIINQALFNGTISVGKTLSVDQQLYIAQVTGSATAWKQVRTSGTG